CTCTTTGCGGTGAGCACGCTCGACGAGCACTCTTCGATCCCTGTCATCGTGTGCTGCGTCGCATTTATGTCGTGCGGTACGTCGATCTTCCAGAGCCCCAACAACTCCCTGTACATGGGGTCGGCCCCGCACGAGGCGCTCGGTTTTGCGGGCAGCTTGGGCAGTTTGGCGCGCTATGCGGGCATGGCGCTGGGTATTACGGCGGCGTCGCACATCCTGTATGGCCAGATGAGCGTGGCGATGGGCGAGGCCGTGACCAGTATTGTTGCAGGTCGTCCGGATGTGTTCCTGTACGGCTTTCGCTCGGTGTTCTACGCGCTCATGGCTGTGGCCGCTGTGGGCTTTGCGCTCGCCATGGTGCGTTTGGTGAGGATGCGCGCCCGCCATTAGCGTGTTGGGAGGCTGTCTGCCACGATTCGCGCCGTCCCAAAAAGACTGGTTTGTGGTGCGATGCGGCTTGTGGGGCGGGCGGGGGTCGGTCCGTGGTAGACTATCGAACAACGTTTATTAATCGCGCGGTATCGTTGCCGCGAGAAGGGGTTGCGCCATGCAGGAGCTTGAGGATCGTATTCGCCATGACGGCATCGTAAAGGCCGGTAACGTCCTTAAGGTTGATGCCTTCCTCAACCACCAATGCGACGTTGAGCTGTTCGACCACATGGGCGCCGAGTGGGCTCGTCTGTTCGAGGGTGTCGAGATCAACAAGATCCTGACGATTGAGGCTTCGGGCATTGGCATGGCTTGCATCGCAGCCCAGCATTTTGGCGGCGTGCCGGTGGTCTTTGCTAAGAAGGCACAGTCCATCAACCTCGACGGCGAGCAGTATGCCACGACCATCTACTCCTTCACCAAGCAAAAGGAGTATCCGGTCATCGTTGGCAAACGCTTCCTGTCCGAGGGTGACAAGGTCCTGATCATCGATGACTTTTTGGCCAACGGCTGCGCGCTCGAGGGCCTTATCAAGATCTGCGAGGCTGCAGGTGCCGAGGTGTCCGGTATTGGCATTGCGGTGGAGAAGGGCTTCCAAGGCGGTGGCGATAAGCTCCGCGAGCGCGGCTTCCGCGTTGAGAGCCTGGCCCGTATCGCCGATATGGACTGCGAGACCGGCGAGATTACCTTCGCCTAAGCGCGCAACACAAGCGATTGGTATGCGATGTGACAAAGGGACCGTCCCTTTGTCACATTTTTTGTATGAAGGGAGGTGTTGATATGGACGAGAACAAGATGGGATGGCGCGAGTATGCGCGCTATGCCGAGATGCCGGCCGAGGAGTTGGCGCGCGATTGCGAGGTGCAGGTGTTTCGCGCGACGGGTCCGGGCGGACAGGGCGTCAACACGACGGACTCGGCGGTGCGTATGAAACATATCCCTTCGGGAATTACCGTGACGGCGCGCGAGAGCCGCAGTCAGTTCCAAAATCGCGCGAGTTGCCTGCGTAAACTGCGCGCTGAGCTTGAACGTCGCGGGCGTCCACCGCGCCGACGCGTAAAGACTAAGGTGCCTCAGCGCTCTCGCCAACGCAGACTCAACGACAAGCACTTCAACGCCATTAAAAAGGCCAACCGTCGCAAACCAGGCGGGGAGGAATGATCTTCTCAATAAGTTGCGGTGAAATAGGGACTGTTTCGCGGCTTTAACTGCATAAACAGTCCCTATTTCACCGCAACTTAGGTGGGGTTAGCGGGTGGGGCGCCAGACCTGGAGGGC
The DNA window shown above is from Collinsella aerofaciens and carries:
- a CDS encoding xanthine phosphoribosyltransferase, whose product is MQELEDRIRHDGIVKAGNVLKVDAFLNHQCDVELFDHMGAEWARLFEGVEINKILTIEASGIGMACIAAQHFGGVPVVFAKKAQSINLDGEQYATTIYSFTKQKEYPVIVGKRFLSEGDKVLIIDDFLANGCALEGLIKICEAAGAEVSGIGIAVEKGFQGGGDKLRERGFRVESLARIADMDCETGEITFA
- a CDS encoding peptide chain release factor-like protein; the encoded protein is MDENKMGWREYARYAEMPAEELARDCEVQVFRATGPGGQGVNTTDSAVRMKHIPSGITVTARESRSQFQNRASCLRKLRAELERRGRPPRRRVKTKVPQRSRQRRLNDKHFNAIKKANRRKPGGEE